In the bacterium genome, one interval contains:
- a CDS encoding efflux RND transporter periplasmic adaptor subunit has translation MRTRVVIVGAVLVAALASTMVVRSLGHPASSRSTAAAAADPVSVTAVAAKAGDVVTRVLATGTVTSIRDAKLGSKLSGRVAAVLVDEGMRVAAGTPLLRLDASDILVQQAEAQASAAAARAQLQKVVTGARPQERQQSTDAVRQARANVDSAQASVRWAQMTVDRDRSLQAQGAIAQQDLDQATTQLRVAQAQAAQAQAAYDSAVQTASLVHIGSREEDIQAARAQLAQAEAALAATQVQLRDATIYAPFDGTITKRDVEPGQIVSPATTSSNPLLVLSQVDDVYAEFIVPAQHRFELQPGQDSVLAVDGLPGQTFQGRVQEIRPAADPASRTFGVRIRVHNTNGVLRPGMFARGAVTVGVRHNVLQIPEGAVVTAASGPMVFVVRDGRAIRRPLTLGAHHDGMVDVASGLSAGEQIVVEGQDALTDNQPVALRGR, from the coding sequence ATGCGCACGCGTGTTGTGATCGTTGGTGCCGTACTGGTGGCCGCGCTGGCCTCGACCATGGTGGTCCGGAGCCTCGGCCACCCGGCCTCCTCGAGGAGCACGGCCGCCGCCGCGGCCGATCCTGTATCGGTCACGGCGGTCGCCGCCAAGGCCGGCGACGTGGTGACGCGGGTCCTCGCGACCGGAACCGTGACGAGCATCCGGGATGCGAAGCTCGGCTCCAAATTGTCCGGCCGCGTGGCCGCGGTCCTCGTGGACGAGGGGATGCGGGTCGCGGCGGGCACGCCGCTCCTACGGCTGGATGCGAGCGACATCCTCGTCCAGCAGGCAGAGGCGCAGGCGAGCGCGGCGGCCGCCCGCGCGCAACTGCAGAAAGTCGTGACCGGCGCCCGGCCGCAGGAGCGGCAGCAGAGCACGGACGCCGTGCGGCAGGCCCGGGCCAACGTGGACTCCGCGCAGGCGTCGGTGCGGTGGGCGCAGATGACGGTGGATCGGGACCGCTCGCTCCAGGCGCAGGGCGCCATTGCCCAACAGGACCTCGACCAGGCGACGACGCAGCTGCGCGTGGCCCAGGCACAGGCGGCCCAGGCGCAGGCGGCATACGACTCCGCGGTGCAGACCGCGAGCCTCGTGCACATCGGCTCACGTGAGGAAGACATCCAGGCCGCGCGGGCGCAACTGGCCCAGGCGGAGGCGGCGCTCGCGGCGACGCAGGTCCAGCTGCGCGATGCGACCATCTACGCGCCGTTCGACGGGACGATCACCAAGCGCGACGTCGAGCCGGGTCAGATCGTGTCGCCCGCGACGACGTCGAGCAACCCGCTGCTCGTGCTGAGCCAGGTCGACGACGTGTACGCGGAGTTCATCGTGCCCGCGCAGCATCGGTTCGAGCTGCAGCCGGGACAGGACTCGGTGCTCGCCGTGGACGGGCTGCCGGGGCAGACGTTCCAGGGGCGGGTGCAGGAGATTCGGCCGGCGGCGGATCCGGCCAGCCGGACCTTCGGCGTGCGGATCCGCGTCCACAACACGAACGGGGTCCTGCGGCCCGGGATGTTCGCCCGCGGCGCGGTCACGGTCGGCGTGCGGCACAACGTGCTGCAGATTCCGGAAGGGGCCGTCGTGACGGCGGCGTCGGGCCCCATGGTCTTCGTCGTGCGCGACGGCCGCGCGATCCGGCGGCCCCTCACCTTGGGCGCGCACCACGACGGCATGGTCGACGTGGCCTCCGGCTTGTCCGCGGGCGAGCAGATCGTCGTCGAGGGGCAGGACGCGCTGACCGACAATCAGCCGGTCGCGCTCCGCGGCCGCTAG
- a CDS encoding helix-turn-helix domain-containing protein, whose protein sequence is MGVRERRQREREGLRRAILDAAREIAAAEGWPAVTIRRVAEKIEYSPPVIYEHFNSKEQIVVELLREGFRAMLAGMRAARDAEKDPVAALLAIGRAYWAFAVAHPEMHLGMQGETAFEACMVRPYIAGPKDRQDEPSSPPRHRPFDEVHDREEWHRFFRSRSAEIPPDEPFPETREIFLTVRDGLERALGGRDADLESLSWKVVILWGATHGLVTLAMAGMIPNGRETGAYLVDKMVRDLLTGWRAETKPWRPDAARVKTPAR, encoded by the coding sequence ATGGGCGTAAGGGAACGGCGGCAGCGGGAGCGCGAGGGGCTACGCCGGGCGATTTTGGACGCCGCGCGTGAGATCGCGGCCGCCGAGGGCTGGCCCGCGGTCACGATCCGGCGGGTCGCGGAGAAGATCGAGTACAGTCCGCCCGTCATTTACGAACACTTCAACAGCAAGGAGCAGATTGTCGTCGAGTTGCTGCGCGAAGGCTTTCGCGCGATGCTCGCGGGGATGCGGGCGGCGCGCGACGCGGAGAAGGACCCGGTCGCGGCTCTGCTCGCGATCGGACGGGCCTACTGGGCCTTCGCGGTCGCGCATCCCGAGATGCATCTCGGGATGCAGGGGGAGACCGCGTTCGAAGCCTGCATGGTCCGTCCGTACATCGCCGGACCCAAGGACCGGCAGGACGAGCCGTCGTCTCCGCCGCGCCACCGCCCGTTCGACGAAGTGCACGACCGCGAGGAGTGGCATCGGTTCTTCCGGTCGCGCTCCGCGGAGATTCCCCCGGATGAGCCCTTTCCGGAGACCCGTGAAATCTTCCTGACCGTGCGGGACGGCCTGGAGCGGGCGCTCGGCGGGCGGGATGCGGATCTGGAGAGCCTGTCCTGGAAAGTCGTGATCTTGTGGGGCGCAACCCACGGCCTCGTCACGCTGGCGATGGCCGGCATGATTCCGAACGGCCGCGAAACCGGCGCCTACCTCGTGGACAAGATGGTCCGCGACCTGCTGACCGGCTGGCGCGCCGAGACCAAGCCGTGGCGGCCCGATGCCGCCCGGGTGAAGACGCCGGCGCGTTGA